The following are encoded together in the Theileria orientalis strain Shintoku DNA, chromosome 1, complete genome genome:
- a CDS encoding ATP-dependent RNA helicase has product MNTVLSDLKENPLWAYRVSSYSNESSGLSCDKLLKKWNFHRYVRKVIKDKHITEFFPIQEKIIPLLLNNTYKDRLSVFSCDFIITAPTGQGKTLCYVLPLINNILNLKENRLSALIIAPSRELVKQIYEVFSWFIDSDPLTYDLKGNGLKVRLFYGDKSFIKYHRTILNDPPHIAITTPGILVEYFIDFDKNHFYNTFSHLKWIVIEEVDLMLNQPLFEWVNVVVDLVNTLKRSESNQCSGLPQKILVSATVPLKSHEIDTLDLNRPILFRLDEIIFKLPKNLTQNCISTSKRSRPLVLIKLLNFLFFEKESGNVLVFFSKVDTCHTIARLLQIYVHQTKSNFKAMEFNSKLSQKDRNRVMNTYKKEGKICLLCSDVASRGIDLPNTTVVVSYDVPIRLSTYIHRAGRTARANNEGNLYVFVSKKDQTNYNRFMNKLKVERSEINNIDPNGLMSEQKSNKLKEIYPKLVENGEKCLDLESSGKIKYHSELKESWYLIDS; this is encoded by the exons ATGAATACTGTTTTGAGTGATTTAAAAGAGAACCCTCTGTGGGCATACAGGGTTTCCAGCTATAGTAACGAGTCTTCTGGCCTTTCCTGTGATAAACTCctgaaaaaatggaattttCACCGTTATGTGAGAAAGGTGATAAAGGATAAACACATAACTGAATTTTTTCCTA TTCAAGAGAAGATCattcctcttctccttaACAACACATACAAGGATAGATTATCTGTTTTTTCGTGCGACTTCATCATTACGGCTCCCACCG GCCAGGGCAAGACACTTTGTTACGTGCTACCGctaattaataatatctTGAATTTGAAAG AGAATCGACTCTCTGCTCTTATAATTGCTCCCAGCAGGGAGCTGGTGAAACAAATATACGAGGTGTTTTCCTGGTTCATAGACTCCGATCCGTTAACATATGACCTCAAAGGGAACGGCTTGAAG GTCAGACTCTTCTATGGAGATAAGTCCTTCATCAAGTACCACAGAACAATTCTGAATGATCCTCCTCATATCGCAATTACGACACCTGGAATTCTCGTCGAATACTTCATTGACTTTG atAAAAACCACTTTTATAACACGTTTTCACACCTCAAGTGGATTGTTATTGAGGAAGTGGACTTGATGCTTAACCAACCGTTATTTGAATGGGTTAACGTGGTCGTTGATTTGGTTAACACTTTGAAGAGAAGTGAATCGAATCAGTGTTCTGGTCTTCCCCAAAAAATCC TTGTTTCAGCCACAGTGCCCCTAAAGTCACACGAAATCGACACATTGGATCTGAATAGGCCAATTTTGTTCAGACTAG ATgaaatcatttttaaattacctAAAAACTTAACACAAAACTGTATTTCCACATCTAAGAGATCGAGACCTCTTGTTCTAATAAAGCTGTTGaacttcttgttttttGAAAAGGAGTCTGGGAACGTTTTGGTCTTCTTTTCTAAGGTTGACACCTGTCACACAATAGCCAGGTTACTGCAAATATATGTCCACCAAAC GAAAAGCAACTTTAAGGCCATGGAATTTAACTCTAAATTATCGCAAAAGGACCGGAATAGAGTGATGAACACTTATAA AAAAGAAGGCAAAATTTGCCTGCTGTGTTCAGATGTGGCATCGCGGGGAATAGACCTTCCAAACACAACTGTTGTAGTAAGCTACGACGTCCCAATCAGGCTATCGacatatatacacagaGCAGGACGGACTGCAAG GGCAAACAATGAGGGGAACCTTTACGTATTCGTATCTAAGAAGGACCAAACGAACTACAACAGGTTTATGAATAAGTTAAAGGTCGAAAGGagtgaaataaacaacattgACCCCAATGGGCTGATGAGTGAACAAAaatctaataaattaaaggaAATATATCCAAAATTGGTTGAGAATGGCGAAAAATGCCTAGATTTGGAGTCTTctggtaaaataaaatatcattCGGAGTTAAAGGAGTCTTGGTACTTGATTGATTCATAA
- a CDS encoding small nuclear ribonucleoprotein f: MVESKTAGAPLNPKPFLTSLAGKAVVVKLKWGMEYKGTLKSFDSYMNLQLQDPEEWENGVLKGKLGNDILIRCNNMLYVRENTG; the protein is encoded by the exons ATGGTGGAATCCAAAACG GCCGGGGCTCCATTGAACCCGAAACCGTTCCTAACAAGTCTCGCCGGCAAAGCCGTGGTCGTTAAACTCAAATGGGGAATGGAATACAAAG GAACCCTCAAATCGTTCGATAGTTACATGAACCTGCAACTTCAGGACCCCGAGGAGTGGGAGAACGGGGTGTTAAAGGGTAAACTGGGAAACGACATTCTAATCAG GTGCAACAACATGTTATATGTGAGGGAGAATACTGGGTAA
- a CDS encoding tRNA (guanine-n-(7))-methyltransferase has translation MSDSCADNEIKYSSPKQFVDLPKKYLYRQRAHCNPLSDSFIQYPANPQYVNWFKRYPDDCESDGPFELNTSEFPEEYTVPIDYGKAPKVTMLDVGCGYGGLLVYLSELYPEKLALGMEIRDKVTNYVGKRIVSLRQQKPGHYLNISVVRTNSMKFLPNYIGKSQLEKMFFCFPDPHFKRSNWRRRIINYSLLSLYAYVLKKGGRLYLGVSVNLNLFLVTDVYDLYTWMENALEEHPLFESLPSSEKEKDECYINFDKETEEGKKNSSNQVTIYKEVYYRK, from the exons ATGTCGGACTCCTGCGCGGataatgaaattaaatatagcAGTCCCAAACAGTTTGTCGACTTGCCAAAAAAGTATCTTTATCGCCAGCGCGCA CACTGCAACCCTCTATCGGACAGTTTTATACAATACCCTGCTAATCCACAGTATGTTAATTGGTTCAAAAGATACCCTGACGACTGTGAATCGGATGGACCATTTGAGCTGAACA CGTCGGAATTTCCGGAAGAATACACCGTTCCAATAg ACTATGGAAAAGCGCCCAAAGTGACCATGTTGGACGTTGGATGCGGATACGGGGGTCTGTTAGTGTATTTGTCAGAGCTCTATCCGGAAAAACTGGCACTAGGAATGGAAATAAGAGACAAAGTAACGAACTACGTGGGAAAGAGGATTGTATCCCTGAGGCAACAGAAGCCTGGGCAC TACCTGAACATATCGGTGGTGAGAACGAACTCGATGAAGTTCCTGCCAAACTACATAGGGAAAAGCCAG CTGGAGAAGATGTTCTTCTGCTTCCCAGACCCGCACTTCAAAAGGTCGAACTGGCGAAGGAGAATAATAAACTACTCGCTGCTAAGCCTGTACGCATACGTGCTGAAAAAGGGCGGAAGGCTTTACCTAGGTGTGtcagtaaatttaaatttattcttAGTTACCGATGTGTATGATCTGTATACATGGATGGAGAACGCGCTGGAAGAACACCCATTGTTCGAATCACTGCCCAGTTCAGAAAAG gAAAAGGATGAATGTTACATAAACTTTGATAAAGAAACTGAGGAAGGGAAGAAGAACTCGAGTAACCAAGTTACAATATACAAAGAAGTGTACTatagaaaatga
- a CDS encoding deoxyuridine 5'-triphosphate nucleotidohydrolase: MHVLLKPSNDDVKSLYVDHKSFYEGDSGLDLFCIEDQTIEPHHTVTVNLGIRVSAFETLENGMLGKSVGWLLFPRSSISKTPLRLSNSVGVIDAQFRGELRLSLDNIKDFPYTIKRGDRLVQMVSYDGKEITFKVVDELDETVRGSKGFGSTGR, from the exons ATGCACGTTTTACTTAAGCCTAGCAACGACGATGTCAAGAGCCTATATGTCGATCACAAATCTTTCTATGAGGGCGACTCTGGCCTGGATCTTTTTTGTATCGAGGACCAGACCATTGAGCCTCACCACACTGTGACTGTCAATCTCGGCATTCGCGTTTCCGCCTTCGAGACTCTCGAAAACGGTATGCTCGGCAAGTCGGTCGGATGGCTCCTCTTTCCCAGGAGCAGCATTTCTAAGACTCCGTTGCGGCTTTCCAACTCAG TTGGCGTCATTGACGCTCAATTCCGTGGCGAATTGCGTCTTTCTCTCGACAACATTAAGGACTTTCCCTATACCATAAAGAGGGGTGACCGTCTTGTTCAAATGGTTTCCTATGACGGCAAGGAGATTACCTTCAAG gttGTTGATGAGCTAGACGAGACTGTCCGTGGCAGCAAAGGCTTTGGTTCTACTGGCAGGTAG
- a CDS encoding uncharacterized protein (peptidase S54, rhomboid family protein) has translation MGSVEHTLQNSVSIIDMSDSDDLGNMFEKLVSRHSKFTREFDKNMEICVTHLKKLSENNSSKTINLVNSLYNVDLKAADLENLKETYELCPVCKTTRHAPLNFDHPTPPMRKSTSQRMVDYMEFVRPLKNSNSRRFFFDFRHSIVDSPRPQEIKKEASRRFTHQGISDYFVFLVNQIETRRSGLFRKFSINTVKGIWTRFFDFFMNVFPLFHITNFTNLIIVLQWFLLLFRVLIYRRFTTVIDIEVESIKFGAFSGNLLKDKMDVHRVITSTFFHNSFAHLIVSTMMHLRFSAVFEKLNGIIVTVLVYLTSSAYGMIGVCWLTPSTMQASGFAGDWGVAGALLSRFFLFPYLIHREFHNVTNVIVSYICLFFLKTIGKGSSIVVSAHLLSCIAGLCMGTMINIRSKTNKITGHKRLMIDFVCSATLLVVPIFSVFMLFLGKMGK, from the exons ATGGGTTCAGTGGAACATACTCTACAAAACTCAGTGTCAATAATTGACATGAGTGACTCAGATGACCTTGGAAACATGTTTGAAAAGCTTGTGAGCCGACATAGTAAATTTACGAGGGAGTTTGACAAAAATATGGAGATTTGTGTGAcgcacctgaagaagctgagcgAAAACAACAGCAGTAAAACGATAAATTTGGTTAACAGCCTGTACAACGTAGACCTGAAGGCGGCCGATCTcgaaaatttaaaagaaacGTACGAACTGTGTCCAGTGTGTAAAACGACGAGGCACGCGCCACTTAATTTTGACCATCCAACGCCCCCGATGAGGAAGAGCACATCGCAGCGCATGGTCGACTATATGGAGTTTGTGAGACCCCTGAAAAACTCAAACAGTAGGCGCTTCTTCTTTGACTTTAGACACAGTATTGTAGACTCCCCGAGGCCGcaagaaataaaaaaggaagcGTCACGAAGGTTCACACACCAAGGAATATCAGactattttgtatttttagtaAACCAAATAGAGACGAGAAGATCTGGGCTGTTCAGAAAATTCTCAATAAACACAGTCAAGGGAATATGGACGAGGTTTTTTGACTTTTTCATGAACGTGTTCCCGCTGTTCCACATAACCAACTTCACAAACCTGATTATAGTGCTACAGTGGTTCCTTTTGCTATTCAGAGTGCTGATATATAGGAGATTCACGACGGTCATAG ATATTGAGGTTGAAAGCATCAAGTTCGGAGCGTTTAGTGGTAACCTGTTGAAGGATAAGATGGATGTGCACAGAGTAATAACGTCGACGTTCTTCCACAACTCGTTCGCACACCTCATTGTTAGTACAATGATGCACCTGAGATTCAGCGCAGTCTTCGAAAAATTAAACGGAATCATAGTGACGGTGCTGGTGTACCTGACGAGCTCAGCATACGGAATGATAGGAGTGTGCTGGCTGACGCCGTCGACGATGCAGGCGAGCGGGTTCGCAGGAGACTGGGGAGTGGCAGGAGCACtgctcagcaggttcttcctcttcccGTACCTGATACACAGAGAGTTCCACAACGTAACCAACGTAATCGTGAGCTACATCTGCCTGTTCTTCCTGAAGACAATCGGAAAGGGAAGCTCAATAGTAGTGTCAGCACACCTGCTGAGCTGCATAGCAGGCCTGTGTATGGGAACAATGATCAACATAAGgtcaaaaacaaacaaaatCACGGGCCACAAAAGACTGATGATAGACTTTGTGTGCTCAGCGACACTGCTGGTGGTGCCAATATTCTCAGTGTTCATGCTATTCCTGGGAAAAATGGGAAAGTAA